One region of Maylandia zebra isolate NMK-2024a linkage group LG10, Mzebra_GT3a, whole genome shotgun sequence genomic DNA includes:
- the sdf2 gene encoding stromal cell-derived factor 2 isoform X2 encodes MTIPGCGSGQQSVTGVSAVEDSNSYWSVRGTSDALCHRGTPVKCGQTIRLTHVNTGRNLHSHYFASPLSSNQEVSAFGENGEGDHLDEWTVQCGGSVWKREEAIRFRHRATDALLSVTGEQYGRPIHGQTEVHAMSSPSQHSLWKAMEGIFMKPSESPGGSRDYSHPHTEF; translated from the exons GTAGTGGACAGCAGTCTGTAACAGGGGTTTCTGCAGTGGAAGACAGCAACAGCTATTGGAGTGTTCGCGGGACCAGTGATGCCTTGTGCCACAGAGGTACCCCAGTTAAGTGTGGGCAGACGATTCGCCTCACTCATGTCAACACAGGACGTAACCTGCATAGCCACTACTTCGCCTCCCCGCTGTCATCTAACCAG GAGGTGAGCGCATTTGGCGAAAACGGAGAAGGAGACCACCTCGATGAGTGGACGGTTCAGTGCGGGGGATCCGTATGGAAGCGGGAGGAGGCCATCCGCTTCCGTCACAGGGCCACTGATGCACTGCTGTCTGTGACGGGGGAGCAGTATGGACGACCGATCCACGGTCAGACAGAAGTTCATGCTATGTCAAGCCCCAGCCAGCACAGTCTGTGGAAAGCCATGGAGGGTATCTTCATGAAGCCCAGTGAGAGCCCAGGAGGCAGTCGAGACTACAGTCACCCACACACAGAGTTCTAA